A portion of the Macaca thibetana thibetana isolate TM-01 chromosome 9, ASM2454274v1, whole genome shotgun sequence genome contains these proteins:
- the ZSWIM8 gene encoding zinc finger SWIM domain-containing protein 8 isoform X8 encodes MELMFAEWEDGERFSFEDSDRFEEDSLCSFISEAESLCQNWRGWRKQSAGPNSPTGGGGGGGSGGTRMRDGLVIPLVELSAKQVAFHIPFEVVEKVYPPVPEQLQLRIAFWSFPENEEDIRLYSCLANGSADEFQRGDQLFRMRAVKDPLQIGFHLSATVVPPQMVPPKGAYNVAVMFDRCRVTSCSCTCGAGAKWCTHVVALCLFRIHNASAVCLRAPVSESLSRLQRDQLQKFAQYLISELPQQILPTAQRLLDELLSSQSTAINTVCGAPDPTAGPSASDQSTWYLDESTLTDNIKKTLHKFCGPSPVVFSDVNSMYLSSTEPPAAAEWACLLRPLRGREPEGVWNLLSIVREMFKRRDSNAAPLLEILTDQCLTYEQITGWWYSVRTSASHSSASGHTGRSNGQSEVAAHACASMCDEMVTLWRLAVLDPALSPQRRRELCTQLRQWQLKVIENVKRGQHKKTLERLFPGFRPAVEACYFNWEEAYPLPGVTYSGTDRKLALCWARALPSRPGASRSGGLEESRDRPRPLPAEPAVRPKEPGTKRKGLGEGVPSSQRGPRRLSAEGGDKALHKMGPGGGKAKALGGAGSGSKGSAGGGSKRRLSSEDSSLEPDLAEMSLDDSSLALGAEASTFGGFPESPPPCPLHGGSRGPSAFLPEPPDTYEEDGGVYFSEGPEPPTASAGPPGLLPGDVCTRDDVPSTDESGSGLPKTKEAAPAVGEEDDDYQAYYLNAQDGAGGEEEKAEGGAGEEHDLFAGLKPLEQESRMEVLFACAEALHAHGYSNEASRLTVELAQDLLANPPDLKVEPPPAKGKKNKVSTSRQTWVATNTLSKAAFLLTVLSERPEHHNLAFRVGMFALELQRPPASTKALEVKLAYQESEVAALLKKIPLGPSEMSTMRCRAEELREGTLCDYRPVLPLMLASFIFDVLCAPGSRPPSRNWNSETPGDEELGFEAAVAALGMKTTVSEAEHPLLCEGTRREKGDLALALMITYKDDQAKLKKILDKLLDRESQTHKPQTLSSFYSSSRPTTASQRSPSKHGGPSAPGALQPLTSGSAGPAQPGSVAGAGPGPTEGFTEKNVPESSPHSPCEGLPSEAALTPRPEGKVPSRLALGSRGGYNGRGWGSPGRPKKKHTGMASIDSSAPETTSDSSPTLSRRPLRGGWAPTSWGRGQDSDSISSSSSDSLGSSSSSGSRRASASGGARAKTVEVGRYKGRRPESHAPHVPNQPSEAAAHFYFELAKTVLIKAGGNSSTSIFTHPSSSGGHQGPHRNLHLCAFEIGLYALGLHNFVSPNWLSRTYSSHVSWITGQAMEIGSAALTILVECWDGHLTPPEVASLADRASRARDSNMVRAAAELALSCLPHAHALNPNEIQRALVQCKEQDNLMLEKACMAVEEAAKGGGVYPEVLFEVAHQWFWLYEQTAGGSSTAREGATSCSASGIRAAGEAGRGMPEGRGGPGTEPVTVAAAAVTAAATVVPVISVGSSLYPGPGLGHGHSPGLHPYTALQPHLPCSPQYLTHPAHPAHPMPHMPRPAVFPVPSSAYPQGVHPAFLGAQYPYSVTPPSLAATAVSFPVPSMAPITVHPYHTEPGLPLPTSVALSSVHPASTFPAIQGASLPALTTQPSPLVSGGFPPPEEETHSQPVSPHSLHHLHAAYRVGMLALEMLGRRAHNDHPNNFSRSPPYTDDVKWLLGLAAKLGVNYVHQFCVGAAKGVLSPFVLQEIVMETLQRLSPAHAHNHLRAPAFHQLVQRCQQAYMQYIHHRLIHLTPADYDDFVNAIRSARSAFCLTPMGMMQFNDILQNLKRSKQTKELWQRVSLEMATFSP; translated from the exons ATGGAGCTGATGTTTGCGGAGTGGGAGGACGGAGAGCGCTTCTCATTCGAGGATTCGGACCGTTTTGAGGAGGATTCGCTCTGTTCCTTCATCTCCGAGGCCGAGAGCCTCTGCCAGAACTGGCGGGGATGGCGCAAACAGTCAGCGGGGCCCAATTCCCCCACTGGCGGCGGTGGCGGAGGTGGCAGTGGCGGTACCAGAATGCGAG ATGGACTGGTGATTCCATTGGTGGAGCTGTCAGCAAAGCAGGTGGCATTTCACATCCCATTTGAAGTGGTGGAGAAAGTTTACCCACCGGTGCCTGAGCAGCTACAGCTCCGAATTGCTTTTTGGAGCTTCCCTGAGAATGAAGAGGACATTCG GCTGTATTCATGCCTGGCCAATGGCAGTGCAGATGAGTTTCAGCGAGGGGATCAGCTCTTCCGCATGAGGGCTGTGAAGGACCCACTGCAGATAG GGTTCCACCTGAGTGCTACAGTGGTGCCACCTCAGATGGTCCCTCCCAAAGGGGCCTACAACGTGGCTGTGATGTTTGACCGCTGCCGGGTCACTTCCTGCAGCTGTACCTGTGGGGCTGGGGCCAAATGGTGCACCCACGTCGTGGCACTCTGTCTCTTCCGCATCCACAAC GCTTCTGCAGTCTGCCTGCGAGCCCCAGTCTCAGAGTCCCTGTCCCGGCTACAGAGGGACCAGCTGCAGAAGTTTGCTCAGTACCTCATCAGTGAGCTCCCTCAGCAG ATCCTCCCCACAGCTCAGCGTCTCCTGGACGAACTCCTGTCTTCCCAGTCAACAGCCATCAATACAGTGTGTGGAGCTCCGG ACCCCACAGCAGGGCCCTCAGCATCGGACCAGAGTACTTGGTATCTAGATGAATCGACACTCACTGACAACATCAAGAAGACACTGCACAAGTTCTGTGGCCCCTCCCCTGTGGTCTTCAG TGATGTGAACTCCATGTATCTGTCTTCCACGGAGCCGCCAGCCGCTGCTGAATGGGCATGTCTGCTGCGCCCTCTGAGAGGCCGTGAGCCGGAGGGCGTCTGGAACCTGCTAAGCATCGTGCGGGAGATGTTCAAGCGGAGGGACAGCAATGCTGCCCCCTTGTTGGAAATCCTCACTGACCAGTGCCTCACCTATGAGCAG ATAACAGGTTGGTGGTATAGCGTACGTACCTCAGCCTCACACAGCAGTGCCAGTGGGCACACGGGCCGTAGCAACGGGCAGTCAGAGGTGGCAGCCCATGCCTGTGCCAGCATGTGTGACGAGATGGTCACACTGTGGAGGCTGGCTGTGCTGGACCCTGCACTCAGCCCCCAGCG GCGCCGGGAACTGTGTACGCAGCTGCGGCAGTGGCAACTGAAGGTGATTGAGAACGTCAAGCGGGGCCAACACAAGAAGACGCTGGAGCGGCTCTTCCCTGGCTTCCGGCCAGCGGTGGAGGCCTGCTACTTCAACTGGGAAGAGGCCTACCCACTTCCCGGTGTCACCTACAGCGGCACTGACAGGAAGctggcactgtgctgggcccgGGCCCTGCCCTCTCGGCCAGGTGCCTCCCGCTCTGGGGGCCTGGAGGAATCCCGGGACCGGCCCCGACCCCTTCCTGCTGAGCCAGCTGTGCGGCCCAAGGAGCCTGGGACCAAGCGAAAGGGCTTGGGTGAGGGGGTCCCCTCATCACAGCGGGGTCCCCGCCGCCTCTCAGCTGAAGGGGGAGATAAAGCTCTGCATAAGATGGGTCCAGGTGGGGGCAAAGCCAAGGCACTGGGTGGGGCTGGCAGTGGGAGCAAGGGCTCAGCAGGTGGTGGGAGCAAGCGACGACTGAGCAGTGAAGACAGCTCCCTGGAGCCTGACCTGGCCGAGatgagcctggatgacagcagcCTGGCCCTGGGCGCAGAGGCCAGCACCTTCGGGGGATTCCCTGAGAGCCCTCCACCCTGTCCTCTCCACGGTGGCTCCCGAGGCCCTTCTGCTTTCCTTCCTGAGCCCCCAGATACTTATGAAGAAGATGGTGGTGTGTACTTCTCAGAAGGGCCTGAGCCTCCCACAGCCTCTGCCGGTCCCCCTGGCCTACTGCCTGGGGATGTCTGTACCCGGGACGACGTCCCTTCTACAGATGAGAGTGGCAGTGGGCTTCCCAAAACCAAAGAGGCAGCCCCTGCAGTTGGAGAGGAGGATGACGACTACCAGGCGTACTATCTGAATGCCCAGGATGGGGCTGGGGGCGAGGAAGAGAAGGCCGAGGGCGGGGCTGGGGAGGAGCACGATCTGTTTGCTGGGCTGAAGCCGCTGGAACAGGAGAGCCGCATGGAG GTACTGTTTGCCTGTGCTGAGGCCCTGCATGCACATGGCTACAGCAATGAGGCCTCCCGTCTCACCGTGGAGCTTGCCCAGGATCTGCTAGCCAACCCACCCGACCTCAAGGTAGAGCCGCCCCCTGCCAAG gGCAAGAAAAACAAGGTATCCACGAGCCGTCAGACCTGGGTGGCTACCAACACCCTGAGCAAGGCAGCTTTCCTGTTGACAGTGCTAAGTGAGCGTCCAGAGCACCACAACCTGGCCTTCCGAGTTGGCATGTTTGCCTTGGAGCTGCAGAGGCCTCCAGCTTCTACCAAGGCCTTGGAG GTGAAGCTGGCAtaccaggagtctgaggtggctGCCTTGCTCAAGAAGATCCCTTTGGGTCCGAGCGAGATGAGTACCATGCGGTGCCGGGCAGAGGAGCTTCGGGAGGGGACGCTCTGTGACTATCGGCCTGTGTTGCCTCTCATGTTGGCCAGTTTCATCTTTGACGTTCTCTGTGCTCCAG GTTCCCGGCCCCCAAGTCGCAACTGGAACAGCGAGACACCTGGGGATGAGGAACTGGGATTTGAAGCAGCAGTTGCTGCCTTGG GCATGAAGACAACAGTGAGCGAGGCAGAACATCCCCTCTTATGTGAAGGTACACGTCGGGAGAAGGGTGACCTGGCATTAGCACTAATGATCACTTACAAGGACGACCAGGCCAAGCTTAAGAAG ATCTTAGACAAACTCTTGGACCGAGAGAGCCAGACACATAAGCCACAGACGCTGAGTTCTTTCTACTCATCTAGCCGCCCAACCACAGCCAGCCAGAGGTCTCCTTCAAAGCACGGGGGCCCATCTGCCCCAGGGGCCCTGCAACCACTGACCTCAGGCTCTGCAGGGCCTGCTCAGCCAGGGAGTGTGGcaggggctgggccaggcccCACTGAGGGCTTCACAGAGAAGAATGTGCCTG AGAGTTCCCCACATTCCCCCTGTGAGGGTCTTCCATCTGAGGCAGCTTTGACCCCCAGGCCAGAAGGGAAGGTTCCTAGCCGGTTGGCACTTGGCAGTCGTGGAGGCTATAATGGACGGGGATGGGGGTCTCCAGGACGGCCTAAGAAGAAGCACACAG GCATGGCCAGCATTGACAGCAGTGCCCCTGAAACAACATCGGATAGCTCCCCGACCTTAAGCCGGAGACCACTTCGAGGGGGCTGGgcccccacctcctggggtcGAGGTCAGGACAGTGACAGCATTAGCAGCTCTTCTTCGGACTCCCTGGGCTCCTCATCCTCCAGTGGAAGTCGCCGGGCCAGTGCCAGTGGAGGAGCCCGGGCAAAGACTGTTGAAGTTGGCAG GTACAAGGGCCGCCGCCCCGAGAGTCATGCCCCCCATGTACCCAATCAGCCATCAGAGGCAGCTGCACACTTCTACTTCGAGCTGGCGAAGACAGTGCTGATCAAGGCAGGGGGCAACAGCAGCACTTCCATTTTCACACATCCATCTTCCTCAGGGGGCCACCAGGGTCCTCACCGCAACCTGCACCTTTGCGCCTTCGAGATTGGGCTTTATGCCCTTGGCCTGCACAACTTTGTTTCTCCCAACTGGCTCTCACGTACTTATTCTTCTCACGTTTCCTGGATTACAG GCCAGGCCATGGAGATAGGCAGCGCAGCCCTGACTATACTGGTAGAATGCTGGGATGGGCACCTGACACCCCCTGAGGTTGCATCCCTGGCTGACAGGGCATCACGGGCAAGAGACTCCAATATGGTGAGGGCAGCAGCAGAGCTGGCCCTGAGCTGCCTGCCTCATGCCCATGCATTGAACCCTAATGAGATCCAGCGGGCCCTGGTGCAGTGCAAGGAACAG GACAACCTGATGTTGGAGAAGGCCTGCATGGCAGTGGAAGAGGCAGCTAAGGGTGGGGGAGTGTACCCTGAAGTGTTGTTTGAGGTTGCTCACCAGTGGTTCTGGCTATATGAGCAAACTGCAGGTGGCTCATCCACAGCCCGTGAAGGGGCTACAAGCTGTAGTGCCAGTGGGATCAGGGCAGCTGGGGAGGCTGGGCGGGGTATGCCTGAGGGTAGAGGGGGCCCAGGGACTGAGCCGGTTACAGTGGCGGCGGCAGCAGTGACAGCAGCAGCCACAGTGGTGCCCGTCATCTCGGTGGGGTCTAGTTTGTACCCGGGTCCAGGACTGGGGCATGGCCACTCCCCTGGCCTGCACCCCTACACTGCTCTACAGCCCCACTTGCCCTGTAGCCCTCAGTACCTCACTCACCCAGCTCACCCTGCCCACCCCATGCCTCACATGCCCCGGCCTGCCGTCTTCCCTGTGCCCAGCTCTGCATACCCACAG GGTGTGCATCCTGCATTCCTGGGGGCTCAGTACCCTTATTCAGTGACTCCTCCCTCACTTGCTGCCACTGCTGTGTCTTTCCCCGTCCCTTCCATGGCACCCATCACAGTACATCCCTACCACACAGAGCCAGGGCTTCCACTGCCCACCAGTGTGGCCT TGAGCAGTGTCCATCCAGCATCCACATTTCCAGCCATCCAGGGTGCCTCACTGCCTGCCCTGACCACACAGCCCAGCCCTCTGGTGAGCGGCGGTTTTCCACCACCCGAGGAGGAGACGCACAGTCAGCCAGTCAGTCCCCACAGCCTGCACCACCTGCATGCTGCCTACCGTGTCG GAATGCTGGCACTGGAGATGCTGGGTCGCCGGGCACACAACGATCACCCCAACAACTTCTCCCGCTCCCCCCCCTACACTGATGATGTCAAATGGTTGCTGGGGCTGGCAGCAAAGCTGG gaGTGAACTACGTGCACCAGTTCTGTGTGGGGGCAGCCAAGGGGGTGCTGAGCCCGTTTGTGCTGCAGGAGATCGTCATGGAGACGCTGCAGCGGCTGAGTCCCGCTCATGCCCACAACCACCTGCGTGCCCCGGCCTTCCACCAACTGGTGCAGCGCTGCCAGCAGGCATACATGCAG TACATCCACCACCGCTTGATTCACCTGACTCCTGCGGACTACGACGACTTTGTGAATGCGATCCGGAGCGCCCGCAGCGCCTTCTGCCTGACGCCCATGGGCATGATGCAGTTCAACGACATCCTACAGAACCTCAAGCGCAGCAAACAGACCAAGGAGCTGTGGCAGCGGGTCTCACTCgagatggccaccttctccccCTGA
- the ZSWIM8 gene encoding zinc finger SWIM domain-containing protein 8 isoform X7 produces MELMFAEWEDGERFSFEDSDRFEEDSLCSFISEAESLCQNWRGWRKQSAGPNSPTGGGGGGGSGGTRMRDGLVIPLVELSAKQVAFHIPFEVVEKVYPPVPEQLQLRIAFWSFPENEEDIRLYSCLANGSADEFQRGDQLFRMRAVKDPLQIGFHLSATVVPPQMVPPKGAYNVAVMFDRCRVTSCSCTCGAGAKWCTHVVALCLFRIHNASAVCLRAPVSESLSRLQRDQLQKFAQYLISELPQQILPTAQRLLDELLSSQSTAINTVCGAPDPTAGPSASDQSTWYLDESTLTDNIKKTLHKFCGPSPVVFSDVNSMYLSSTEPPAAAEWACLLRPLRGREPEGVWNLLSIVREMFKRRDSNAAPLLEILTDQCLTYEQITGWWYSVRTSASHSSASGHTGRSNGQSEVAAHACASMCDEMVTLWRLAVLDPALSPQRRRELCTQLRQWQLKVIENVKRGQHKKTLERLFPGFRPAVEACYFNWEEAYPLPGVTYSGTDRKLALCWARALPSRPGASRSGGLEESRDRPRPLPAEPAVRPKEPGTKRKGLGEGVPSSQRGPRRLSAEGGDKALHKMGPGGGKAKALGGAGSGSKGSAGGGSKRRLSSEDSSLEPDLAEMSLDDSSLALGAEASTFGGFPESPPPCPLHGGSRGPSAFLPEPPDTYEEDGGVYFSEGPEPPTASAGPPGLLPGDVCTRDDVPSTDESGSGLPKTKEAAPAVGEEDDDYQAYYLNAQDGAGGEEEKAEGGAGEEHDLFAGLKPLEQESRMEVLFACAEALHAHGYSNEASRLTVELAQDLLANPPDLKVEPPPAKGKKNKVSTSRQTWVATNTLSKAAFLLTVLSERPEHHNLAFRVGMFALELQRPPASTKALEVKLAYQESEVAALLKKIPLGPSEMSTMRCRAEELREGTLCDYRPVLPLMLASFIFDVLCAPVVSPTGSRPPSRNWNSETPGDEELGFEAAVAALGMKTTVSEAEHPLLCEGTRREKGDLALALMITYKDDQAKLKKILDKLLDRESQTHKPQTLSSFYSSSRPTTASQRSPSKHGGPSAPGALQPLTSGSAGPAQPGSVAGAGPGPTEGFTEKNVPESSPHSPCEGLPSEAALTPRPEGKVPSRLALGSRGGYNGRGWGSPGRPKKKHTGMASIDSSAPETTSDSSPTLSRRPLRGGWAPTSWGRGQDSDSISSSSSDSLGSSSSSGSRRASASGGARAKTVEVGRYKGRRPESHAPHVPNQPSEAAAHFYFELAKTVLIKAGGNSSTSIFTHPSSSGGHQGPHRNLHLCAFEIGLYALGLHNFVSPNWLSRTYSSHVSWITGQAMEIGSAALTILVECWDGHLTPPEVASLADRASRARDSNMVRAAAELALSCLPHAHALNPNEIQRALVQCKEQDNLMLEKACMAVEEAAKGGGVYPEVLFEVAHQWFWLYEQTAGGSSTAREGATSCSASGIRAAGEAGRGMPEGRGGPGTEPVTVAAAAVTAAATVVPVISVGSSLYPGPGLGHGHSPGLHPYTALQPHLPCSPQYLTHPAHPAHPMPHMPRPAVFPVPSSAYPQGVHPAFLGAQYPYSVTPPSLAATAVSFPVPSMAPITVHPYHTEPGLPLPTSVALSSVHPASTFPAIQGASLPALTTQPSPLVSGGFPPPEEETHSQPVSPHSLHHLHAAYRVGMLALEMLGRRAHNDHPNNFSRSPPYTDDVKWLLGLAAKLGVNYVHQFCVGAAKGVLSPFVLQEIVMETLQRLSPAHAHNHLRAPAFHQLVQRCQQAYMQYIHHRLIHLTPADYDDFVNAIRSARSAFCLTPMGMMQFNDILQNLKRSKQTKELWQRVSLEMATFSP; encoded by the exons ATGGAGCTGATGTTTGCGGAGTGGGAGGACGGAGAGCGCTTCTCATTCGAGGATTCGGACCGTTTTGAGGAGGATTCGCTCTGTTCCTTCATCTCCGAGGCCGAGAGCCTCTGCCAGAACTGGCGGGGATGGCGCAAACAGTCAGCGGGGCCCAATTCCCCCACTGGCGGCGGTGGCGGAGGTGGCAGTGGCGGTACCAGAATGCGAG ATGGACTGGTGATTCCATTGGTGGAGCTGTCAGCAAAGCAGGTGGCATTTCACATCCCATTTGAAGTGGTGGAGAAAGTTTACCCACCGGTGCCTGAGCAGCTACAGCTCCGAATTGCTTTTTGGAGCTTCCCTGAGAATGAAGAGGACATTCG GCTGTATTCATGCCTGGCCAATGGCAGTGCAGATGAGTTTCAGCGAGGGGATCAGCTCTTCCGCATGAGGGCTGTGAAGGACCCACTGCAGATAG GGTTCCACCTGAGTGCTACAGTGGTGCCACCTCAGATGGTCCCTCCCAAAGGGGCCTACAACGTGGCTGTGATGTTTGACCGCTGCCGGGTCACTTCCTGCAGCTGTACCTGTGGGGCTGGGGCCAAATGGTGCACCCACGTCGTGGCACTCTGTCTCTTCCGCATCCACAAC GCTTCTGCAGTCTGCCTGCGAGCCCCAGTCTCAGAGTCCCTGTCCCGGCTACAGAGGGACCAGCTGCAGAAGTTTGCTCAGTACCTCATCAGTGAGCTCCCTCAGCAG ATCCTCCCCACAGCTCAGCGTCTCCTGGACGAACTCCTGTCTTCCCAGTCAACAGCCATCAATACAGTGTGTGGAGCTCCGG ACCCCACAGCAGGGCCCTCAGCATCGGACCAGAGTACTTGGTATCTAGATGAATCGACACTCACTGACAACATCAAGAAGACACTGCACAAGTTCTGTGGCCCCTCCCCTGTGGTCTTCAG TGATGTGAACTCCATGTATCTGTCTTCCACGGAGCCGCCAGCCGCTGCTGAATGGGCATGTCTGCTGCGCCCTCTGAGAGGCCGTGAGCCGGAGGGCGTCTGGAACCTGCTAAGCATCGTGCGGGAGATGTTCAAGCGGAGGGACAGCAATGCTGCCCCCTTGTTGGAAATCCTCACTGACCAGTGCCTCACCTATGAGCAG ATAACAGGTTGGTGGTATAGCGTACGTACCTCAGCCTCACACAGCAGTGCCAGTGGGCACACGGGCCGTAGCAACGGGCAGTCAGAGGTGGCAGCCCATGCCTGTGCCAGCATGTGTGACGAGATGGTCACACTGTGGAGGCTGGCTGTGCTGGACCCTGCACTCAGCCCCCAGCG GCGCCGGGAACTGTGTACGCAGCTGCGGCAGTGGCAACTGAAGGTGATTGAGAACGTCAAGCGGGGCCAACACAAGAAGACGCTGGAGCGGCTCTTCCCTGGCTTCCGGCCAGCGGTGGAGGCCTGCTACTTCAACTGGGAAGAGGCCTACCCACTTCCCGGTGTCACCTACAGCGGCACTGACAGGAAGctggcactgtgctgggcccgGGCCCTGCCCTCTCGGCCAGGTGCCTCCCGCTCTGGGGGCCTGGAGGAATCCCGGGACCGGCCCCGACCCCTTCCTGCTGAGCCAGCTGTGCGGCCCAAGGAGCCTGGGACCAAGCGAAAGGGCTTGGGTGAGGGGGTCCCCTCATCACAGCGGGGTCCCCGCCGCCTCTCAGCTGAAGGGGGAGATAAAGCTCTGCATAAGATGGGTCCAGGTGGGGGCAAAGCCAAGGCACTGGGTGGGGCTGGCAGTGGGAGCAAGGGCTCAGCAGGTGGTGGGAGCAAGCGACGACTGAGCAGTGAAGACAGCTCCCTGGAGCCTGACCTGGCCGAGatgagcctggatgacagcagcCTGGCCCTGGGCGCAGAGGCCAGCACCTTCGGGGGATTCCCTGAGAGCCCTCCACCCTGTCCTCTCCACGGTGGCTCCCGAGGCCCTTCTGCTTTCCTTCCTGAGCCCCCAGATACTTATGAAGAAGATGGTGGTGTGTACTTCTCAGAAGGGCCTGAGCCTCCCACAGCCTCTGCCGGTCCCCCTGGCCTACTGCCTGGGGATGTCTGTACCCGGGACGACGTCCCTTCTACAGATGAGAGTGGCAGTGGGCTTCCCAAAACCAAAGAGGCAGCCCCTGCAGTTGGAGAGGAGGATGACGACTACCAGGCGTACTATCTGAATGCCCAGGATGGGGCTGGGGGCGAGGAAGAGAAGGCCGAGGGCGGGGCTGGGGAGGAGCACGATCTGTTTGCTGGGCTGAAGCCGCTGGAACAGGAGAGCCGCATGGAG GTACTGTTTGCCTGTGCTGAGGCCCTGCATGCACATGGCTACAGCAATGAGGCCTCCCGTCTCACCGTGGAGCTTGCCCAGGATCTGCTAGCCAACCCACCCGACCTCAAGGTAGAGCCGCCCCCTGCCAAG gGCAAGAAAAACAAGGTATCCACGAGCCGTCAGACCTGGGTGGCTACCAACACCCTGAGCAAGGCAGCTTTCCTGTTGACAGTGCTAAGTGAGCGTCCAGAGCACCACAACCTGGCCTTCCGAGTTGGCATGTTTGCCTTGGAGCTGCAGAGGCCTCCAGCTTCTACCAAGGCCTTGGAG GTGAAGCTGGCAtaccaggagtctgaggtggctGCCTTGCTCAAGAAGATCCCTTTGGGTCCGAGCGAGATGAGTACCATGCGGTGCCGGGCAGAGGAGCTTCGGGAGGGGACGCTCTGTGACTATCGGCCTGTGTTGCCTCTCATGTTGGCCAGTTTCATCTTTGACGTTCTCTGTGCTCCAG TGGTTTCTCCCACAGGTTCCCGGCCCCCAAGTCGCAACTGGAACAGCGAGACACCTGGGGATGAGGAACTGGGATTTGAAGCAGCAGTTGCTGCCTTGG GCATGAAGACAACAGTGAGCGAGGCAGAACATCCCCTCTTATGTGAAGGTACACGTCGGGAGAAGGGTGACCTGGCATTAGCACTAATGATCACTTACAAGGACGACCAGGCCAAGCTTAAGAAG ATCTTAGACAAACTCTTGGACCGAGAGAGCCAGACACATAAGCCACAGACGCTGAGTTCTTTCTACTCATCTAGCCGCCCAACCACAGCCAGCCAGAGGTCTCCTTCAAAGCACGGGGGCCCATCTGCCCCAGGGGCCCTGCAACCACTGACCTCAGGCTCTGCAGGGCCTGCTCAGCCAGGGAGTGTGGcaggggctgggccaggcccCACTGAGGGCTTCACAGAGAAGAATGTGCCTG AGAGTTCCCCACATTCCCCCTGTGAGGGTCTTCCATCTGAGGCAGCTTTGACCCCCAGGCCAGAAGGGAAGGTTCCTAGCCGGTTGGCACTTGGCAGTCGTGGAGGCTATAATGGACGGGGATGGGGGTCTCCAGGACGGCCTAAGAAGAAGCACACAG GCATGGCCAGCATTGACAGCAGTGCCCCTGAAACAACATCGGATAGCTCCCCGACCTTAAGCCGGAGACCACTTCGAGGGGGCTGGgcccccacctcctggggtcGAGGTCAGGACAGTGACAGCATTAGCAGCTCTTCTTCGGACTCCCTGGGCTCCTCATCCTCCAGTGGAAGTCGCCGGGCCAGTGCCAGTGGAGGAGCCCGGGCAAAGACTGTTGAAGTTGGCAG GTACAAGGGCCGCCGCCCCGAGAGTCATGCCCCCCATGTACCCAATCAGCCATCAGAGGCAGCTGCACACTTCTACTTCGAGCTGGCGAAGACAGTGCTGATCAAGGCAGGGGGCAACAGCAGCACTTCCATTTTCACACATCCATCTTCCTCAGGGGGCCACCAGGGTCCTCACCGCAACCTGCACCTTTGCGCCTTCGAGATTGGGCTTTATGCCCTTGGCCTGCACAACTTTGTTTCTCCCAACTGGCTCTCACGTACTTATTCTTCTCACGTTTCCTGGATTACAG GCCAGGCCATGGAGATAGGCAGCGCAGCCCTGACTATACTGGTAGAATGCTGGGATGGGCACCTGACACCCCCTGAGGTTGCATCCCTGGCTGACAGGGCATCACGGGCAAGAGACTCCAATATGGTGAGGGCAGCAGCAGAGCTGGCCCTGAGCTGCCTGCCTCATGCCCATGCATTGAACCCTAATGAGATCCAGCGGGCCCTGGTGCAGTGCAAGGAACAG GACAACCTGATGTTGGAGAAGGCCTGCATGGCAGTGGAAGAGGCAGCTAAGGGTGGGGGAGTGTACCCTGAAGTGTTGTTTGAGGTTGCTCACCAGTGGTTCTGGCTATATGAGCAAACTGCAGGTGGCTCATCCACAGCCCGTGAAGGGGCTACAAGCTGTAGTGCCAGTGGGATCAGGGCAGCTGGGGAGGCTGGGCGGGGTATGCCTGAGGGTAGAGGGGGCCCAGGGACTGAGCCGGTTACAGTGGCGGCGGCAGCAGTGACAGCAGCAGCCACAGTGGTGCCCGTCATCTCGGTGGGGTCTAGTTTGTACCCGGGTCCAGGACTGGGGCATGGCCACTCCCCTGGCCTGCACCCCTACACTGCTCTACAGCCCCACTTGCCCTGTAGCCCTCAGTACCTCACTCACCCAGCTCACCCTGCCCACCCCATGCCTCACATGCCCCGGCCTGCCGTCTTCCCTGTGCCCAGCTCTGCATACCCACAG GGTGTGCATCCTGCATTCCTGGGGGCTCAGTACCCTTATTCAGTGACTCCTCCCTCACTTGCTGCCACTGCTGTGTCTTTCCCCGTCCCTTCCATGGCACCCATCACAGTACATCCCTACCACACAGAGCCAGGGCTTCCACTGCCCACCAGTGTGGCCT TGAGCAGTGTCCATCCAGCATCCACATTTCCAGCCATCCAGGGTGCCTCACTGCCTGCCCTGACCACACAGCCCAGCCCTCTGGTGAGCGGCGGTTTTCCACCACCCGAGGAGGAGACGCACAGTCAGCCAGTCAGTCCCCACAGCCTGCACCACCTGCATGCTGCCTACCGTGTCG GAATGCTGGCACTGGAGATGCTGGGTCGCCGGGCACACAACGATCACCCCAACAACTTCTCCCGCTCCCCCCCCTACACTGATGATGTCAAATGGTTGCTGGGGCTGGCAGCAAAGCTGG gaGTGAACTACGTGCACCAGTTCTGTGTGGGGGCAGCCAAGGGGGTGCTGAGCCCGTTTGTGCTGCAGGAGATCGTCATGGAGACGCTGCAGCGGCTGAGTCCCGCTCATGCCCACAACCACCTGCGTGCCCCGGCCTTCCACCAACTGGTGCAGCGCTGCCAGCAGGCATACATGCAG TACATCCACCACCGCTTGATTCACCTGACTCCTGCGGACTACGACGACTTTGTGAATGCGATCCGGAGCGCCCGCAGCGCCTTCTGCCTGACGCCCATGGGCATGATGCAGTTCAACGACATCCTACAGAACCTCAAGCGCAGCAAACAGACCAAGGAGCTGTGGCAGCGGGTCTCACTCgagatggccaccttctccccCTGA